In Zingiber officinale cultivar Zhangliang chromosome 3B, Zo_v1.1, whole genome shotgun sequence, a single window of DNA contains:
- the LOC122056269 gene encoding uncharacterized protein LOC122056269, protein MAYKGRRENTPSLLARRLRSVFIVRREREIEKRERWMRSSNPDLSPMADGLGIPSKISVYLTLCCALAASAAGAYLHILMNIGGFLTMMGCFGSIMCLLSMPPYEEKKRFGLLMAASAFEGASIGPLIELAIEFDSRLIMLAPLKRFNSIFSRVVLLTESPFSLTETVSLGFCLCRILGS, encoded by the exons ATGGCGTATAAAGGGCGAAGGGAGAACACGCCTTCTCTCCTCGCTCGGAGACTTCGATCTGTTTTCATTGTTCGCcgagagagagagatagagaagagagagagatggATGCGTTCTTCCAATCCCGATCTCAGTCCCATGGCGGATGGACTCGGAATTCCTTCAAAAATTTCG GTTTACTTGACGCTATGTTGCGCGCTCGCGGCATCAGCGGCTGGAGCTTATCTCCACATTTTGATGAACATTGGCGGATTTTTGACGATGATGGGTTGCTTTGGTAGCATCATGTGTCTGCTTTCCATGCCTCCATATGAAGAG AAGAAGAGGTTTGGGCTTCTGATGGCCGCATCTGCTTTCGAGGGGGCTTCCATTGGCCCTTTGATTGAGCTTGCCATTGAGTTCGACTCCAG GTTGATTATGCTTGCACCCCTGAAGAGGTTCAACAGCATTTTCAGTCGTGTGGTACTGTTAACAGAGTCACCATTCTCACTGACAGAAACGGTCAGCCTAGGGTTTTGCTTATGTCGAATTCTTGGAAGTTGA